In the Malania oleifera isolate guangnan ecotype guangnan chromosome 1, ASM2987363v1, whole genome shotgun sequence genome, one interval contains:
- the LOC131143871 gene encoding probable leucine-rich repeat receptor-like protein kinase At1g35710 translates to MEISIPSDPKLTIPLLFLLFFFTPSLFPILSSDACHPADREALLRFKSGITFDPSKLLHTWNSSSDCCTAWDGIDCAPSGRVVNVSRPGLVAGEDFITDTSMSGTLSPFLGNLSSLRLLDLSNLKDLQGHIPPELGKLTHLVHLFLDTNNLTGPIPTSFRFLVRLQKLFLGDNSLSGIVTSSAIQSLISLSELGLSGNHLSGAIPPEIGKLVSLTNLDLHGNNFSGTLPPSIGMLKSLNFLDLSENQITGSIPSSIGALSKLKLMYLNQNRLTGSIPPSIAGLSSLQFCRISENKLTGRLPPSMGNLSNVQRLILENNQLSGELPATIGRLTNLTDILFSNNRFTGEIPSSFGNLRNLQALELSRNQLSGRIPPQLARLQNLQSLDLSFNPLGLVSLPQWFSKLKVFRLRMAGTGMKGELPGWLSSSSISTLDLSSNELSGKLPSWIGNITSLSFLNLSNNGFVSSIPIEFKKLSLLMDLDLHSNKLAGRLEPIFGKERQDPLGYFNSIDVSNNKFTGPIDKDIGEKPVMSSLQLLDLSRNPLRGSIPISLGKLRGLQVLRLEKDGLSGPILEELGNATGLTELVLSQNKLSGSIPATVMNLNNLQEFNVSGNRLSGRIPPHKGVFPASSFKDNPGLCGAPLPPCKRSR, encoded by the coding sequence ATGGAGATTTCCATTCCCAGTGATCCAAAACTCACCATCCCACtgctctttcttcttttcttcttcacgCCTTCCTTATTCCCCATACTCTCCTCCGACGCATGCCATCCGGCGGACAGAGAAGCCCTGCTTCGATTCAAGAGCGGCATCACCTTCGACCCCTCCAAACTGCTCCACACATGGAACTCTTCCTCCGACTGCTGCACAGCCTGGGACGGCATCGACTGCGCTCCCTCCGGCCGAGTCGTCAACGTCTCGCGCCCGGGTCTCGTCGCCGGCGAAGACTTCATCACCGACACCTCAATGTCCGGCACTCTATCGCCGTTTCTCGGCAATCTCTCCTCCCTCCGACTCCTTGACCTCAGCAATCTCAAGGACTTGCAAGGTCACATCCCGCCTGAACTCGGCAAGTTAACCCACCTCGTCCATCTCTTCCTCGACACGAACAACCTGACCGGTCCAATTCCCACTTCGTTCCGGTTCCTTGTCCGGCTACAGAAGCTCTTTCTCGGTGACAATTCCCTTTCCGGCATTGTTACTTCCTCTGCAATTCAATCTTTAATTTCACTCTCCGAACTGGGTCTCTCTGGAAATCATTTATCCGGCGCGATTCCACCTGAAATAGGCAAATTGGTTTCGCTCACTAACCTTGATCTCCACGGAAACAATTTCTCCGGTACTCTTCCTCCTTCGATTGGCATGCTTAAGAGCCTCAATTTTCTCGATTTGTCCGAAAATCAAATCACCGGAAGCATTCCCAGTTCCATTGGCGCGCTTTCCAAATTGAAATTGATGTATCTCAACCAGAACCGTCTCACCGGAAGCATTCCTCCGTCCATCGCCGGGCTTAGCTCCCTGCAATTTTGCAGAATCTCAGAAAACAAGCTCACGGGCAGATTACCTCCATCAATGGGCAATCTCTCAAATGTCCAAAGACTTATCCTTGAGAACAACCAGCTCAGCGGAGAATTACCGGCGACAATTGGCCGATTAACCAACCTAACTGATATATTGTTCTCCAACAACAGATTTACGGGGGAAATCCCTTCAAGTTTCGGCAATTTGCGAAATCTGCAGGCACTTGAGTTATCCAGAAACCAACTCTCGGGTCGAATCCCACCTCAGCTAGCTCGATTACAGAATTTACAGAGCTTGGATCTGTCTTTCAATCCTCTTGGGCTGGTGAGCTTGCCACAGTGGTTTTCTAAATTGAAAGTTTTCCGGCTACGAATGGCGGGAACTGGAATGAAAGGGGAGCTTCCGGGCTGGTTATCTTCATCATCTATATCTACCCTGGATTTATCGAGCAATGAATTATCCGGGAAATTGCCTTCTTGGATCGGAAACATAACCAGTCTTTCATTCCTCAACTTATCTAACAACGGATTCGTATCTTCAATACCAATTGAGTTTAAGAAGCTTTCTCTTCTGATGGACCTCGATCTCCACTCCAACAAGCTCGCCGGCCGCCTGGAACCAATATTTGGGAAAGAACGGCAAGACCCACTAGGCTACTTCAACTCCATCGATGTTTCTAACAATAAGTTCACGGGTCCAATCGACAAGGACATCGGGGAGAAACCCGTGATGTCGTCTCTGCAACTGCTGGATCTTTCGCGGAACCCTTTGAGGGGATCCATTCCCATATCGCTGGGGAAGCTGAGGGGATTGCAGGTGCTGAGGCTTGAAAAAGATGGGCTTTCTGGGCCGATACTGGAGGAGCTTGGGAATGCCACGGGATTGACGGAACTTGTGCTTTCGCAGAACAAGCTGAGTGGGTCTATTCCTGCGACCGTGATGAACTTGAATAATCTTCAAGAATTCAACGTCTCCGGGAACAGATTGAGCGGACGGATCCCTCCTCACAAAGGCGTTTTCCCTGCATCTTCTTTTAAGGATAATCCTGGCCTGTGTGGAGCTCCCCTGCCTCCATGTAAGCGCTCCCGGTGA